The Pieris rapae chromosome 16, ilPieRapa1.1, whole genome shotgun sequence genome includes a region encoding these proteins:
- the LOC110994395 gene encoding nuclear transcription factor Y subunit alpha isoform X1 has translation MEHAQIQTSDGTQVVTLNGQQLQVLQMSNSPHVVQGPNGQQIMVHSVPPSGPIQIGGPQIQVVTAPNSQQIQGLQVVPLSSIQGANTNIQTMQLVQTPDGQTFLYQPTSQQIDQHQVIHQPVLNFGNIVQVANAVQPQQIVNQPNIVMMVNGNSAGATSSEGATATNANAGSDEEPLLYVNARQYKRILKRRAARAKLHEQGRIPKERPKYLHESRHRHAMNRIRGEGGRFNAGSRRNMETQSDDPARHGIDDVKPDVSITIIQNDEIEEQSNQWRRLAPHPMQSA, from the exons ATGGAGCATGCTCAAATCCAGACATCAGATGGTACACAAGTGGTGACACTAAATGGACAGCAATTACAGGTTTTACAGATGAGCAACAGCCCACATGTTGTTCAAGGACCTAATGGACAACAGATAATGGTACACTCTGTACCACCAAGTGGGCCTAtacag ATTGGAGGTCCTCAAATCCAGGTG GTGACTGCACCCAACAGTCAGCAAATACAAGGTCTTCAAGTAGTACCACTGTCCAGTATTCAAG gtgCAAATACCAACATACAGACAATGCAACTAGTGCAGACTCCAGATGGTCAGACGTTTCTTTATCAACCTACTTCCCAACAGATTGACCAGCACCAAGTCATACACCAACCTG TGTTAAATTTCGGTAATATAGTGCAAGTAGCAAACGCAGTCCAACCACAGCAGATAGTCAACCAACCGAATATTGTTATg atgGTTAATGGAAACAGTGCCGGAGCGACATCTAGCGAAGGTGCGACGGCCACCAACGCCAACGCAGGCTCTGATGAGGAACCGCTTCTCTATGTCAACGCCAGGCAATATAAACGGATACTCAAACGCAGGGCTGCGAGGGCCAAATTGCATGAACAAGGGCGTATACCTAAGGAACGACCG AAATACCTTCACGAGTCTCGACACAGACATGCAATGAACAGGATACGAGGAGAAGGCGGAAGGTTCAACGCTGGCAGTAGAAG GAACATGGAGACGCAATCAGATGACCCAGCGAGGCATGGCATAGATGATGTCAAACCAGATGTCTCCATCACCATCATACAG AATGAtgaaattgaagaacaatcgAACCAATGGAGAAGGCTTGCACCACACCCTATGCAGTCGGCATAG
- the LOC110994395 gene encoding nuclear transcription factor Y subunit alpha isoform X2 has translation MEHAQIQTSDGTQVVTLNGQQLQVLQMSNSPHVVQGPNGQQIMVHSVPPSGPIQVTAPNSQQIQGLQVVPLSSIQGANTNIQTMQLVQTPDGQTFLYQPTSQQIDQHQVIHQPVLNFGNIVQVANAVQPQQIVNQPNIVMMVNGNSAGATSSEGATATNANAGSDEEPLLYVNARQYKRILKRRAARAKLHEQGRIPKERPKYLHESRHRHAMNRIRGEGGRFNAGSRRNMETQSDDPARHGIDDVKPDVSITIIQNDEIEEQSNQWRRLAPHPMQSA, from the exons ATGGAGCATGCTCAAATCCAGACATCAGATGGTACACAAGTGGTGACACTAAATGGACAGCAATTACAGGTTTTACAGATGAGCAACAGCCCACATGTTGTTCAAGGACCTAATGGACAACAGATAATGGTACACTCTGTACCACCAAGTGGGCCTAtacag GTGACTGCACCCAACAGTCAGCAAATACAAGGTCTTCAAGTAGTACCACTGTCCAGTATTCAAG gtgCAAATACCAACATACAGACAATGCAACTAGTGCAGACTCCAGATGGTCAGACGTTTCTTTATCAACCTACTTCCCAACAGATTGACCAGCACCAAGTCATACACCAACCTG TGTTAAATTTCGGTAATATAGTGCAAGTAGCAAACGCAGTCCAACCACAGCAGATAGTCAACCAACCGAATATTGTTATg atgGTTAATGGAAACAGTGCCGGAGCGACATCTAGCGAAGGTGCGACGGCCACCAACGCCAACGCAGGCTCTGATGAGGAACCGCTTCTCTATGTCAACGCCAGGCAATATAAACGGATACTCAAACGCAGGGCTGCGAGGGCCAAATTGCATGAACAAGGGCGTATACCTAAGGAACGACCG AAATACCTTCACGAGTCTCGACACAGACATGCAATGAACAGGATACGAGGAGAAGGCGGAAGGTTCAACGCTGGCAGTAGAAG GAACATGGAGACGCAATCAGATGACCCAGCGAGGCATGGCATAGATGATGTCAAACCAGATGTCTCCATCACCATCATACAG AATGAtgaaattgaagaacaatcgAACCAATGGAGAAGGCTTGCACCACACCCTATGCAGTCGGCATAG